The proteins below come from a single Ignavibacteria bacterium genomic window:
- a CDS encoding GIY-YIG nuclease family protein → MATVYVIRSKEGHTYTGCTEDLEHRLFQHNNHLAGWTKRGTEWKLIYSEEFQTLSEARKRENWLKSGVGKDYLKKKLSAASGS, encoded by the coding sequence ATGGCTACGGTTTATGTTATCCGGAGTAAAGAAGGGCATACCTACACAGGCTGTACTGAGGACCTGGAGCACAGACTTTTCCAACACAACAATCACCTGGCAGGCTGGACCAAAAGAGGCACTGAATGGAAACTAATCTATTCCGAGGAATTCCAGACCTTAAGCGAAGCTAGAAAAAGAGAGAACTGGCTTAAGTCCGGAGTGGGAAAAGATTACCTGAAGAAAAAACTTTCTGCAGCATCGGGCTCATAA
- a CDS encoding DinB family protein — MERAIMRPDSTEYAPYYEQYISAVPDGDLIHILELQLETSSTLFKSLSDAQAITTYQPGKWTIKQVLRHVIDAERIFTFRALCIARGERQELPGFDQEEYVRQSDCNEYPWHDLVEEFQHVRHATISLFRSLPPDAWFRRGVASKFEVTVRALAYITAGHERHHTEIIRTRYL; from the coding sequence ATGGAAAGAGCTATCATGCGCCCCGACTCTACCGAGTATGCCCCTTACTATGAACAATACATTTCCGCCGTTCCCGACGGCGACTTAATTCATATTCTCGAACTGCAGCTCGAAACATCCTCCACACTTTTTAAGTCACTCTCAGATGCCCAGGCAATTACCACCTATCAGCCCGGGAAATGGACAATAAAACAGGTCCTCAGACATGTAATAGACGCCGAGCGCATTTTTACTTTCAGAGCACTCTGCATTGCACGCGGCGAACGCCAGGAACTGCCGGGATTTGACCAGGAAGAGTATGTACGCCAGAGCGACTGTAATGAATACCCATGGCACGACCTTGTGGAGGAATTCCAGCACGTAAGACACGCTACAATCAGCCTTTTCAGGTCTCTTCCTCCCGATGCGTGGTTCAGGCGCGGCGTGGCCAGCAAATTCGAGGTTACCGTAAGAGCCTTAGCCTATATCACAGCAGGTCATGAACGCCATCATACAGAGATCATAAGAACCCGGTATCTCTGA
- a CDS encoding universal stress protein — protein sequence MNFPFRKIALAVTFSPNALALLNETKKLQDLFKAELVLIHVGDKSRDKEETFKNLISSSKLNSGSYKVSWVNGEPSEAILKVCSQEKVDLLVAGALEKENLLKYYVGSVARKILRNAAFSVLIMTAPSKEPKQMTKFCISVDYTPESEVAIKKAYEYAMLENAREMVLLREFQVPGLAMTVQDSGSTSEIEDKMNQWQKEEEDKLALFTKEMDIKGIKVKPVFLYGRQGWEANRYIHEIGGDILVVPGPRKKLNMFDRIFQHDMEFILKQLPGKFLVVKP from the coding sequence ATGAATTTTCCTTTCCGTAAGATTGCCCTGGCCGTCACGTTTTCTCCAAATGCTCTGGCGCTGCTTAACGAGACTAAGAAACTGCAGGACCTCTTTAAGGCTGAGCTGGTTCTGATACACGTTGGCGATAAAAGCAGGGATAAAGAAGAAACTTTTAAAAACCTTATTTCAAGTTCTAAGCTGAATTCAGGATCGTATAAGGTTAGCTGGGTTAATGGCGAGCCCTCGGAGGCTATACTGAAAGTGTGCTCTCAGGAAAAAGTGGACCTCCTTGTTGCCGGAGCTCTGGAAAAAGAAAATCTGCTGAAATACTACGTCGGTTCGGTTGCCCGCAAAATTTTGCGCAATGCCGCCTTTTCTGTGCTCATTATGACAGCCCCCTCCAAAGAGCCTAAACAAATGACAAAGTTCTGCATCTCTGTGGACTATACTCCCGAGAGCGAAGTGGCTATTAAGAAGGCTTATGAATATGCAATGCTTGAAAACGCCAGGGAAATGGTCTTATTGCGTGAATTCCAGGTGCCGGGACTTGCAATGACAGTTCAGGATTCGGGCTCCACTTCGGAAATTGAAGACAAAATGAACCAGTGGCAGAAAGAGGAAGAAGACAAACTGGCTCTCTTTACAAAAGAAATGGATATTAAGGGAATTAAAGTTAAACCCGTATTCCTCTACGGCAGGCAGGGCTGGGAAGCTAACCGCTACATACATGAGATCGGGGGCGACATTCTGGTCGTACCGGGACCCAGAAAAAAACTGAATATGTTCGACAGAATTTTTCAGCACGATATGGAATTTATTTTGAAACAGCTCCCGGGCAAGTTCCTGGTTGTAAAACCATGA